The following proteins are encoded in a genomic region of Pseudomonas saponiphila:
- a CDS encoding histone-like nucleoid-structuring protein, MvaT/MvaU family has product MSRLAEFRAAEKALQEQLAQLESLKNDAGLKKEIEFEEKLQALMKSYDKSLRDIIAILDPNLGKTGLPPANAPKQRRARVVKVYQNPHTGELIETKGGNHRGLKAWKEQYGAATVDSWLRA; this is encoded by the coding sequence TTGTCCAGACTTGCTGAATTTCGTGCTGCAGAAAAAGCACTTCAAGAACAGCTCGCGCAGCTTGAATCCCTGAAGAATGACGCCGGACTCAAAAAGGAAATCGAGTTCGAAGAGAAGCTCCAGGCCCTGATGAAGTCCTATGACAAGAGTCTGCGTGACATCATCGCAATTCTTGATCCAAACCTGGGCAAAACCGGCCTGCCACCGGCCAACGCCCCTAAACAGCGGCGTGCACGAGTGGTCAAGGTTTATCAGAACCCGCACACCGGCGAACTGATTGAAACCAAAGGCGGCAACCATCGCGGCCTGAAAGCCTGGAAAGAACAGTATGGCGCCGCCACTGTAGACTCCTGGTTGCGCGCTTGA
- the hppD gene encoding 4-hydroxyphenylpyruvate dioxygenase — translation MADIFENPMGLMGFEFIEFASPTPNTLEPIFEIMGFTKVATHRSKDVHLYRQGAINLILNNEPHSVASYFAAEHGPSVCGMAFRVKDSQKAYKRALELGAQPIHIETGPMELNLPAIKGIGGAPLYLIDRFGEGSSIYDIDFVFLEGVERNPQGAGLKIIDHLTHNVYRGRMAYWAGFYEKLFNFREIRYFDIKGEYTGLTSKAMTAPDGMIRIPLNEESSKGAGQIEEFLMQFNGEGIQHVAFLTDDLVKTWDALKKIGMRFMTAPPDTYYEMLEGRLPNHGEPVKELQARGILLDGSSEAGDKRLLLQIFSETLMGPVFFEFIQRKGDDGFGEGNFKALFESIERDQVRRGVLATE, via the coding sequence ATGGCAGATATCTTCGAAAACCCGATGGGCCTGATGGGCTTTGAATTCATCGAATTCGCATCGCCCACCCCCAACACCCTCGAACCGATCTTCGAGATCATGGGTTTCACCAAAGTCGCGACCCATCGTTCAAAAGACGTGCATCTGTATCGCCAGGGTGCGATCAACCTGATCCTCAACAACGAACCCCACAGCGTTGCCTCGTACTTCGCCGCCGAACACGGCCCGTCGGTGTGCGGCATGGCGTTCCGGGTCAAGGATTCGCAGAAGGCCTACAAGCGTGCCCTGGAACTGGGCGCCCAGCCGATCCACATTGAAACCGGTCCGATGGAACTGAACCTGCCGGCGATCAAGGGCATCGGCGGCGCGCCGCTGTACCTGATCGACCGTTTCGGCGAGGGCAGCTCGATCTATGACATCGACTTCGTGTTCCTCGAAGGCGTGGAGCGCAATCCGCAAGGCGCGGGCCTGAAGATCATCGATCACCTGACCCACAACGTGTACCGCGGACGCATGGCCTACTGGGCCGGTTTCTACGAGAAGCTGTTCAACTTCCGCGAGATCCGCTACTTCGACATCAAGGGCGAATACACCGGCCTGACCTCCAAGGCCATGACCGCTCCGGACGGCATGATCCGCATCCCGCTGAACGAGGAATCGTCCAAGGGCGCCGGGCAGATCGAAGAGTTCCTGATGCAGTTCAACGGCGAGGGCATCCAGCACGTGGCCTTCCTCACCGACGACCTGGTCAAGACCTGGGACGCGTTGAAGAAGATCGGCATGCGCTTCATGACCGCGCCACCGGACACCTACTACGAGATGCTCGAAGGCCGCCTGCCGAACCACGGCGAGCCGGTCAAGGAACTGCAAGCCCGGGGCATCCTGCTGGACGGTTCTTCGGAAGCCGGCGACAAGCGCCTGCTGCTGCAGATCTTCTCGGAAACCCTGATGGGGCCGGTGTTCTTCGAATTCATCCAGCGTAAAGGTGACGACGGTTTCGGTGAAGGCAACTTCAAGGCACTGTTCGAATCGATCGAACGCGACCAGGTGCGTCGCGGCGTACTGGCCACCGAGTAA
- the istA gene encoding IS21 family transposase, translated as MAAPRVAMRNIKECLRLKFEAGLSHEKIARALQLSKGVVSKYIAAARVAGLDWPALVAMDEAALAAALFAPTSTNKPRGERVLPDVLSIHRELRRKGVTLQLLWEEYLAAHAGQPTYRYTQFVEHYRRYAQTLKRSMRQLHRAGEKLFIDYAGPTLPVVDPATGEVRRAHIFVAALGASNYTYACATPGETQVDWLTSLGQALTYFGGVPEMVVPDNPRALVAQPDRYEPGLNRATLECARHYQTVILPARPRKPQDKAKAEVAVQVVERWIMARLRHRQFFSLHALNQAIAELLEDLNRRPFKRLDGCRRDWFERLDRPALRALPVHPYEVATFKRCKVSIDYHIEVNGSFYSVPSALARQNVDVRLTAHTLEVLHGNRRVASHLLLGRRGAYSTQREHMPAAHQAHREWTPQRLLDWGARIGPYTRQLIDHQLTHKPHPEMGYRACLGLLSLARRYGNARLEAAAERAVHLRAFTGRSVRNLLQQGLDQQPLPQRAAETTLPGDHENVRGADYYQPPQQELFDDAATHPESTAPATPGRHGPRPGRAMDAAGQPQPELR; from the coding sequence ATGGCGGCGCCGCGAGTAGCCATGCGAAACATCAAAGAATGTCTGCGCCTCAAGTTTGAGGCCGGCTTGTCCCACGAGAAGATTGCCCGTGCCTTGCAGCTGTCCAAGGGCGTGGTTAGCAAGTACATCGCGGCGGCGCGGGTGGCCGGGCTGGACTGGCCGGCGCTGGTGGCCATGGACGAGGCCGCGCTGGCGGCCGCCTTGTTTGCACCGACGTCGACGAACAAGCCGCGCGGTGAGCGAGTGCTGCCCGATGTGCTGAGCATCCACCGCGAGTTGCGACGCAAGGGCGTGACCTTGCAGCTGCTGTGGGAGGAATATCTCGCCGCGCATGCGGGCCAGCCGACCTACCGCTACACCCAGTTCGTCGAGCACTACCGGCGCTACGCCCAGACGCTCAAACGTTCGATGCGTCAGCTGCACCGTGCGGGCGAGAAGCTATTCATCGACTATGCCGGGCCGACGCTGCCGGTGGTCGACCCGGCCACCGGCGAAGTGCGCCGGGCGCACATCTTCGTCGCCGCCCTGGGCGCCTCGAATTACACCTATGCCTGCGCGACGCCAGGCGAAACCCAGGTGGACTGGCTGACCTCGCTGGGCCAGGCTCTGACCTACTTTGGCGGCGTGCCGGAAATGGTTGTGCCGGACAATCCGCGCGCCCTGGTCGCCCAGCCGGATCGCTACGAGCCGGGCCTGAACCGGGCCACGCTGGAGTGCGCGCGTCATTACCAGACGGTGATCCTGCCGGCACGGCCACGCAAGCCTCAGGACAAGGCCAAGGCCGAGGTGGCGGTGCAGGTGGTCGAGCGCTGGATCATGGCGCGGCTGCGCCATCGGCAGTTCTTCAGCCTGCATGCGCTTAACCAGGCCATCGCCGAGCTGCTGGAGGATCTGAATCGGCGCCCGTTCAAGCGGCTCGATGGCTGCCGGCGCGACTGGTTCGAGCGCCTGGATCGCCCGGCCTTGCGAGCGCTGCCGGTGCATCCCTACGAGGTCGCCACCTTCAAGCGCTGCAAGGTCAGCATCGACTACCACATCGAGGTCAATGGCAGCTTCTACAGCGTGCCCTCCGCCCTGGCCCGGCAGAACGTGGACGTGCGACTGACGGCACACACCCTGGAAGTGCTGCATGGCAACCGGCGGGTGGCCAGCCACCTGCTGCTGGGGCGACGCGGCGCTTACAGTACCCAGCGCGAGCACATGCCCGCGGCGCACCAGGCGCATCGCGAATGGACGCCACAACGCCTGCTCGACTGGGGCGCGCGGATCGGCCCCTACACGCGCCAACTGATCGATCACCAACTGACCCACAAGCCGCACCCGGAGATGGGCTACCGCGCCTGCCTCGGCCTGCTCTCGCTGGCCCGGCGCTATGGCAATGCACGCCTGGAAGCCGCTGCCGAACGTGCCGTACACCTGCGCGCCTTCACCGGGCGCAGCGTGCGCAACCTGCTCCAGCAAGGCCTGGATCAACAGCCGCTGCCCCAGCGTGCCGCCGAAACGACCTTACCCGGCGACCACGAGAACGTCCGTGGCGCCGACTACTACCAACCCCCGCAACAGGAGCTGTTCGATGATGCCGCAACACACCCTGAATCAACTGCACCAGCTACGCCTGGACGGCATGGCCCGCGCCCTGGAAGAGCAATGGACGCTGCCGGCCAGCCACAGCCTGAGCTTCGATGA
- the istB gene encoding IS21-like element IS1474 family helper ATPase IstB, with protein sequence MMPQHTLNQLHQLRLDGMARALEEQWTLPASHSLSFDERLGLLLDRELAWRDNQRLVRLRKKAKLKYANACLEDLDRRTGRALDERLIATLASGDWIRQQHNLLLTGPTGAGKTWLACALGNQACRQGYSTLYLRTPRLLEQLRIAHGDGSFGRTLQQLAKVDVLVLDDWALAPLEEGARHDLLEVIDDRAGSRSTILTSQLPIEHWHGWINDPTLADAILDRLVHNAYRLTMKGESLRRKKAEEQAAS encoded by the coding sequence ATGATGCCGCAACACACCCTGAATCAACTGCACCAGCTACGCCTGGACGGCATGGCCCGCGCCCTGGAAGAGCAATGGACGCTGCCGGCCAGCCACAGCCTGAGCTTCGATGAACGCCTCGGCCTACTGCTCGACCGCGAACTGGCCTGGCGTGACAACCAGCGCCTGGTACGGCTGCGCAAGAAGGCCAAGCTCAAGTACGCCAACGCCTGCCTGGAAGATCTCGACCGCCGCACCGGACGCGCCCTGGACGAGCGTCTGATCGCCACCCTGGCCAGTGGCGACTGGATCCGCCAGCAGCACAACCTGCTGCTGACCGGCCCGACCGGTGCCGGCAAAACCTGGCTGGCCTGCGCCCTGGGCAACCAGGCCTGCCGCCAGGGCTATAGCACCCTGTACCTGCGCACCCCGCGCCTGCTGGAACAACTGCGCATCGCTCATGGCGACGGCAGCTTCGGCCGTACCCTGCAACAGCTGGCAAAGGTCGACGTCCTGGTGCTGGACGACTGGGCGCTAGCCCCGCTGGAGGAAGGAGCCCGGCATGACCTGCTGGAGGTGATCGACGACCGCGCTGGCAGCCGCTCCACCATCCTGACGAGCCAACTGCCCATCGAGCACTGGCACGGCTGGATCAACGACCCGACCCTGGCCGATGCCATCCTCGACCGCCTGGTGCACAACGCCTACCGACTGACGATGAAAGGCGAGTCGCTGCGCCGAAAAAAAGCCGAGGAACAAGCCGCATCGTGA
- a CDS encoding DUF4946 domain-containing protein has product MIESFKPRVAALLLLAFAGLVQAAPQVTWPQGWTVEPVPAQEGDQAAEVSRQRAVKSDAAGNPQVVMELTMTQVDSGHVVNLQGVLLEMRKSVQKDFARGGYQSVCNKIHAAQLSRLQALETTCTITQNGRHVLSQTLVAAVDGNKAYVLSYAGQAQAYAESRDEILAVRNSLKL; this is encoded by the coding sequence ATGATCGAATCGTTCAAGCCGCGGGTTGCGGCCCTGCTTCTGCTGGCGTTTGCCGGGCTGGTCCAGGCTGCGCCGCAAGTCACCTGGCCGCAAGGCTGGACGGTGGAGCCGGTGCCTGCGCAAGAAGGTGACCAGGCGGCCGAGGTTTCCCGCCAGCGCGCGGTGAAAAGCGATGCCGCCGGCAATCCGCAGGTGGTCATGGAGTTGACCATGACGCAAGTCGACAGCGGGCACGTAGTCAATCTTCAGGGGGTATTGCTGGAGATGCGCAAATCCGTGCAGAAGGACTTTGCCCGAGGCGGTTATCAGAGTGTCTGTAACAAGATTCATGCGGCGCAGTTGAGTCGGCTGCAAGCCCTGGAGACCACTTGCACCATTACCCAGAATGGCCGGCATGTGCTCTCGCAAACATTGGTGGCCGCTGTGGATGGGAATAAGGCTTATGTACTTTCATACGCTGGCCAGGCACAGGCTTATGCTGAGAGTCGGGACGAAATACTAGCTGTACGAAATAGCCTTAAACTTTGA
- a CDS encoding EAL domain-containing protein produces MPLTAKGPLKRSTRTLWTLLAVVLPIALGAVILYAQAERTLERSSLETAEEAIRQFDLMLDNTDIAARALLPRVGEDCDATRQLALRDQVTRRPFVRSTNLVWRNSNYCSSLLGSYAVPLDPRDYVDGRLWLMDGNPITPNTALLVYRWSEGERAALATIDGYHLTNALRLISRFADLQLQVGAHWLSSDGQVHDGAAPQAAVASQHLTSARYPYSVSAGFAEGDVWRHMKSQYPALFSLLVFLGVATGVLAHWLQKRSASPSQELRRALDAQEFIAYFQPVVRGDNLQWAGIEVLMRWQHPKEGLVRPDLFIPFAEHSGLIVPMTRSLMQQTRQALAPHARYFSDGFHIGINITASHCHDLQLLDDCREFLAAFAPGKVILVLELTERELIKPTAITQQLFAALHELGVMIAIDDFGTGHSSLAYLRQFNVDYLKIDQSFVAMIGADALSLHILDSIIQLSAKLDLGIVAEGIETTEQRDYLTAQGVDFLQGYLFGRPMPSSEFVAVLARH; encoded by the coding sequence ATGCCCTTGACCGCCAAAGGTCCGCTGAAACGCTCTACTCGTACCCTCTGGACCTTGCTGGCAGTTGTCCTGCCAATTGCCCTGGGAGCCGTCATCCTCTATGCCCAGGCCGAGCGAACCCTGGAACGCAGCAGCCTGGAAACCGCCGAAGAGGCCATTCGCCAATTCGACCTGATGCTGGACAACACCGATATCGCCGCCAGGGCACTGCTGCCCCGGGTGGGCGAGGATTGCGACGCCACACGGCAACTGGCCCTGCGCGATCAGGTCACGCGACGGCCCTTCGTGCGCTCGACCAATCTGGTGTGGCGCAACAGCAACTATTGCAGCTCGTTGCTGGGCAGTTATGCGGTGCCCCTCGATCCCCGGGATTATGTGGATGGCCGACTCTGGCTGATGGACGGCAACCCCATCACGCCCAACACCGCGTTGCTGGTCTACCGCTGGAGTGAGGGTGAGCGCGCGGCCCTGGCCACCATCGACGGCTATCACCTGACCAACGCCCTGCGCCTGATCAGCCGCTTTGCCGACCTGCAACTGCAGGTGGGGGCGCACTGGCTGTCCAGCGATGGCCAGGTCCACGATGGTGCTGCGCCCCAGGCGGCGGTAGCCAGCCAGCACCTGACTTCGGCGCGCTATCCCTATAGCGTCAGCGCCGGCTTTGCCGAAGGGGATGTGTGGCGCCACATGAAAAGCCAGTACCCGGCGCTATTCAGCCTGCTGGTATTCCTCGGCGTCGCCACCGGCGTTCTTGCCCACTGGCTGCAGAAGCGCTCCGCCTCCCCCAGCCAGGAGCTGCGCCGGGCGCTGGACGCCCAGGAGTTCATTGCCTATTTCCAGCCAGTGGTGCGCGGCGACAACCTGCAGTGGGCCGGGATTGAAGTGCTGATGCGCTGGCAACACCCCAAGGAGGGGCTGGTGCGTCCTGACCTGTTCATTCCCTTCGCCGAGCATTCCGGGCTGATCGTGCCCATGACCCGCTCGCTGATGCAGCAGACCCGGCAAGCCCTGGCTCCCCACGCCAGGTATTTCAGCGACGGCTTTCATATCGGCATCAACATCACCGCCAGTCACTGCCACGATCTGCAGTTACTGGACGACTGTCGAGAATTCCTCGCCGCCTTTGCGCCCGGCAAGGTGATTCTGGTGCTGGAGCTGACCGAGCGCGAGTTGATCAAACCCACGGCCATCACCCAACAACTGTTTGCTGCCTTGCACGAACTGGGGGTGATGATCGCCATCGATGATTTTGGCACCGGGCATTCCAGCCTGGCTTATCTGCGTCAGTTCAATGTCGACTACTTGAAGATTGATCAAAGCTTCGTGGCCATGATCGGGGCCGATGCCCTGTCCCTGCATATACTCGACAGCATTATCCAACTCTCGGCCAAACTCGATCTGGGTATAGTCGCCGAAGGCATAGAAACCACCGAACAGCGCGACTATCTGACCGCGCAAGGGGTAGATTTCCTACAGGGTTATTTATTTGGCCGACCGATGCCCAGTAGTGAATTTGTTGCCGTTCTAGCGCGCCACTAA
- a CDS encoding DMT family transporter: MSDSSINGPLAADHGDLAVYCKLAAVSMIWGGTFVAGRDLAGALSPLLLASLRFALASLALLGFMAAAGIPLVRPGLRQFGHLAVLGFCGIFFYNLCFFFGLQQVSASRASLIVALNPAVIALGAWALFKERPSRRQLLGILLCLSGAALVICSRDPAALTSTAGGWQADLLILGCVLGWGLYSLLSRDLNQRLGPLQTVTYSILLGTLMLCSATWLRGEFDLPAIARLSPLQGLSLLYLGVLGSALAYIWYYDGLRRIGATRAGVFIALNPLTAVILGALLLGESLTLVMGLGGVLILGGIYQCNKPLAGRAKKAIL; the protein is encoded by the coding sequence ATGAGCGACAGCAGTATCAACGGCCCCTTGGCGGCCGACCACGGGGACCTGGCGGTCTATTGCAAACTGGCGGCGGTGAGCATGATCTGGGGCGGCACCTTCGTCGCCGGCCGCGATCTGGCTGGCGCGCTGTCACCCTTGCTGCTGGCCAGCCTGCGCTTCGCGCTCGCCAGCCTGGCCTTGCTCGGCTTCATGGCCGCGGCCGGCATTCCTCTGGTGCGTCCCGGCTTGCGCCAATTCGGCCATCTGGCCGTGCTGGGGTTTTGCGGAATCTTTTTCTACAACCTGTGCTTCTTTTTCGGCCTGCAACAGGTCAGCGCCTCCCGCGCCTCGTTGATCGTGGCGTTGAATCCGGCGGTGATCGCCCTCGGCGCCTGGGCCTTGTTCAAGGAGCGCCCGAGCCGGCGCCAATTGCTGGGCATCCTGCTGTGCCTGAGTGGCGCCGCGCTGGTGATCTGCAGCCGTGACCCTGCGGCCCTGACGTCCACGGCCGGGGGCTGGCAGGCAGACTTGCTGATCCTTGGCTGTGTCCTGGGCTGGGGCCTGTACTCGCTGTTGTCCCGGGACCTCAACCAGCGCCTGGGGCCCTTGCAGACCGTCACCTACTCGATCCTGCTGGGCACCCTGATGCTGTGCAGCGCGACCTGGCTGCGTGGCGAGTTCGACCTGCCGGCCATCGCCCGGCTGAGCCCGCTCCAGGGCCTGAGCCTTTTGTACCTGGGCGTGCTGGGCTCGGCGCTGGCCTACATCTGGTACTACGACGGGCTGCGGCGCATTGGCGCCACCCGTGCCGGGGTGTTCATCGCCCTCAACCCGCTGACCGCGGTGATACTCGGTGCGCTGCTGCTGGGCGAGTCGCTGACTCTGGTGATGGGGCTGGGCGGGGTGCTGATTCTGGGCGGCATCTACCAGTGCAACAAACCCCTTGCGGGCAGGGCAAAAAAGGCGATTTTATAG
- a CDS encoding LysR family transcriptional regulator has protein sequence MTLTQLEIFSRVAELAGFTSAATRLGISQSAVSHAIKSLEQELGVELFRRHQAQVELTDIGRQLLLRARAMLGLAATLEQEAADARGMKRGTLRIGSFGPTSSTRLLPHILGEYRKAYPGIEVHIDEGPDRQVLQWLEERRIDLGFVVLPEERFDTFPLLEDQLVALIPATHALAREQQVRLDQLCHDPFVLTEAGSAEQVSRLFIGAGLRPNIRYRSSQLLSTLETVARGEAVSILAELSLPSATDARYVSRPLAPAVPRQVGIAVLDQRQSSPATLAFIRHAQRLYGQAKPSILR, from the coding sequence ATGACCCTAACCCAACTGGAAATCTTTTCCCGGGTGGCCGAGCTTGCCGGTTTCACCAGTGCCGCCACGCGCCTGGGTATCAGCCAGTCGGCGGTATCCCACGCCATCAAGTCCTTGGAGCAGGAACTGGGGGTGGAACTGTTCCGTCGCCATCAGGCTCAGGTCGAACTCACCGATATCGGACGCCAGCTCCTGCTGCGGGCCCGGGCCATGCTGGGGCTGGCCGCGACCCTGGAACAGGAGGCCGCCGATGCCCGAGGCATGAAGCGCGGCACCCTGCGCATCGGCTCGTTCGGCCCCACCTCCTCCACGCGCCTGCTGCCGCATATCCTTGGGGAGTACCGCAAGGCGTATCCCGGAATCGAGGTGCATATTGACGAGGGACCGGACCGCCAGGTCCTGCAGTGGCTGGAGGAACGACGGATCGATCTGGGCTTCGTGGTGCTGCCCGAGGAGCGTTTCGACACTTTCCCCCTGCTGGAGGACCAACTGGTGGCGCTGATTCCCGCGACCCATGCCCTGGCCCGGGAGCAGCAGGTGCGCCTGGATCAGCTGTGTCACGACCCGTTCGTGCTGACCGAGGCCGGTTCGGCGGAGCAGGTGTCACGCCTGTTCATCGGTGCCGGCTTGCGCCCCAACATCCGCTACCGCAGCTCGCAGCTGCTCAGCACCCTGGAAACCGTGGCTCGGGGCGAGGCCGTGAGCATCCTGGCCGAACTGTCCCTGCCTTCGGCCACCGATGCCCGCTATGTCAGCCGGCCCCTAGCGCCAGCAGTGCCGCGCCAGGTGGGGATTGCCGTGCTCGATCAGCGCCAGTCGTCACCGGCGACCCTGGCCTTCATTCGCCACGCGCAGCGCCTGTATGGTCAGGCAAAGCCGTCTATCCTGCGGTGA
- the gloA gene encoding lactoylglutathione lyase, protein MSLEQLNTFPGVTAQPDAATARFVFNHTMLRVKDITRSLDFYTRVLGFSLVEKRDFPEAEFSLYFLALVDKAQIPSDAAARTEWMKSIPGILELTHNHGTENDPAFAYHNGNSDPRGFGHICISVPDIVAACERFEALGCDFQKRLNDGRMKSLAFIKDPDGYWVEIIQPAPL, encoded by the coding sequence ATGAGCCTCGAGCAACTCAACACTTTCCCCGGCGTGACCGCCCAACCGGACGCCGCCACCGCCCGCTTCGTGTTCAACCACACCATGCTGCGGGTCAAGGACATCACTCGCTCCCTGGACTTCTACACCCGGGTCCTGGGCTTTTCCCTGGTAGAAAAACGCGACTTCCCCGAAGCCGAATTCAGCCTGTACTTCCTCGCCCTGGTGGACAAGGCGCAGATCCCGAGCGACGCTGCCGCGCGCACCGAGTGGATGAAATCGATCCCCGGCATTCTCGAACTGACCCACAATCACGGCACCGAGAACGATCCGGCCTTCGCCTACCACAACGGCAACAGCGACCCACGCGGCTTCGGCCACATCTGCATCTCGGTGCCGGATATCGTCGCCGCCTGCGAGCGCTTCGAAGCCCTGGGCTGCGATTTCCAGAAACGCCTGAACGATGGCCGCATGAAGAGCCTGGCGTTCATCAAGGATCCGGACGGCTACTGGGTCGAAATCATTCAGCCAGCACCGTTGTAA
- the hpaR gene encoding homoprotocatechuate degradation operon regulator HpaR, with protein MNTPRPSLTLTLLQAREAAMAFFRPSLNQHDLTEQQWRVIRILRQNGELESHQLAKMACILPPSMTGVLTRLERDQYVSRRKSPEDQRRLFITLTDKGQACFESMSGDMEINYQKIQQQFGEDKMQALLALLNELKQIKP; from the coding sequence ATGAACACACCCAGACCTTCCCTGACCCTGACCCTGCTGCAGGCCCGTGAGGCCGCCATGGCGTTTTTCCGTCCCTCGCTGAACCAGCACGACCTGACCGAGCAGCAGTGGCGGGTGATCCGCATCCTGCGCCAGAACGGCGAGCTGGAGAGCCACCAGCTGGCGAAGATGGCCTGCATCCTGCCGCCGAGCATGACCGGGGTATTGACCCGCCTGGAGCGCGACCAGTACGTCAGCCGCCGCAAGTCCCCGGAAGACCAGCGCCGTCTGTTCATTACCCTGACCGACAAGGGCCAGGCCTGTTTCGAATCCATGAGCGGCGACATGGAAATCAACTACCAGAAAATCCAGCAGCAGTTTGGCGAAGACAAGATGCAGGCCTTGCTGGCCCTGCTCAATGAGCTCAAGCAGATCAAGCCCTGA
- the rarD gene encoding EamA family transporter RarD, with the protein MSKGIALSVLASVLFAVMYFYTSLLAPLTGVEIFGWRMLLTLPCMTLFMILSGEWPRVGQVLRQVASKPLLSLALLLSSALVGVQLWLFMWAPLNGYSLDVSLGYFLLPLTMVLTGRIVYGERLSRLQKVATLLACLGVLNELYQVGSFSWATLVVAVGYPVYFVLRRRLGTDHLGGLWLDMALLIPVALWFVQGGEQGFAVVHSHPGLYLLIPLLGVISASALACYVIASRLLAFSLFGLLSYVEPVLLLLVALLLGESIKAGEWLTYIPVWLAVLVLVLEGVRHLMRQRRN; encoded by the coding sequence GTGTCTAAAGGAATCGCGTTATCGGTTTTGGCGTCGGTGCTGTTTGCCGTCATGTATTTCTACACCTCGCTGCTGGCGCCCCTGACCGGGGTGGAGATCTTCGGCTGGCGCATGCTGCTGACCCTGCCCTGCATGACCCTGTTCATGATCCTCAGTGGCGAGTGGCCGCGGGTCGGCCAAGTGCTGCGACAAGTGGCCAGCAAACCGCTGCTGAGCCTGGCGCTGCTGCTGTCGTCGGCCCTGGTGGGAGTACAGTTGTGGCTGTTCATGTGGGCGCCGCTCAACGGCTACAGCCTGGATGTGTCCCTGGGCTATTTCCTGCTGCCGCTGACCATGGTCCTGACCGGACGCATCGTGTATGGCGAGCGTCTGTCGCGCTTGCAGAAAGTCGCTACGCTGCTGGCCTGCCTCGGGGTGCTCAACGAACTGTATCAAGTGGGCAGTTTTTCCTGGGCGACCCTGGTGGTGGCCGTGGGCTACCCGGTGTATTTCGTCCTGCGTCGGCGCCTGGGCACCGATCATCTGGGCGGCCTGTGGCTGGACATGGCGCTGTTGATCCCAGTGGCGCTGTGGTTCGTACAAGGCGGCGAACAGGGATTTGCCGTGGTCCACAGCCATCCTGGCCTGTACCTGCTGATTCCCCTGCTGGGGGTGATCAGCGCCTCGGCGCTGGCGTGTTATGTCATCGCCAGTCGCTTGCTGGCCTTCAGCCTGTTCGGCCTGCTCAGTTATGTGGAACCGGTGTTGCTGCTGTTGGTCGCGCTGCTGCTGGGGGAAAGCATCAAGGCCGGGGAATGGCTGACCTACATACCGGTCTGGCTGGCGGTGCTGGTGCTGGTGCTCGAAGGGGTCAGGCACCTGATGCGCCAACGTCGCAACTGA